A genomic window from Bradyrhizobium lupini includes:
- a CDS encoding TIGR03809 family protein, translating to MAIGRDIAARWCALAEQRLVHLSEMFETGRWRRYHSEIAFLENIQEAKLAVQTWRALATGADVATAAASVSPAFGWSPATMPRMFPREQQAQTVQPKAVHIVPETAVPVRLDPKPGGLADISEAPAARVAAPAPMAPLQVPAAMAPPTAPVAMTGPKVPAATAAPKALAAMAALLPQFSPPAAEIVAAPERLVEFTFSLDGLEAKYPLLRNAF from the coding sequence GTGGCTATTGGCCGCGACATTGCGGCACGCTGGTGCGCTCTCGCCGAGCAGCGGCTGGTGCATCTCTCCGAGATGTTCGAGACCGGGCGCTGGCGCCGCTATCACTCCGAGATCGCATTTCTCGAAAACATCCAGGAAGCGAAGCTCGCCGTCCAGACCTGGCGCGCCCTTGCCACCGGCGCTGACGTCGCCACGGCGGCCGCGAGCGTGTCGCCCGCATTCGGCTGGTCGCCGGCGACCATGCCCCGCATGTTTCCGCGCGAGCAGCAGGCGCAGACAGTGCAACCGAAGGCCGTGCACATCGTCCCGGAGACCGCCGTGCCGGTCAGGCTCGATCCCAAGCCGGGCGGTCTCGCCGACATCTCCGAAGCCCCGGCCGCGCGGGTCGCCGCGCCTGCCCCGATGGCACCGCTCCAAGTGCCGGCTGCCATGGCGCCGCCCACCGCGCCCGTCGCGATGACGGGGCCCAAGGTGCCGGCCGCGACGGCAGCGCCCAAGGCGCTGGCTGCGATGGCGGCGCTTCTGCCGCAGTTCTCTCCGCCGGCAGCCGAAATTGTCGCAGCCCCCGAGCGCCTGGTTGAGTTCACCTTCAGCCTCGACGGGCTCGAAGCGAAGTATCCACTGCTGCGGAACGCGTTCTAG
- a CDS encoding S8 family serine peptidase yields MTRKSESGVRAGVCASSVAAALLLAACLGVEVAQAQAIMRTPTISVPSRMPTISPGIAARVSPGVAARAVAVGRGPGPIVTTRISARMGPTPVLPYARYSPNLYPACTAPDRDAAGECLAQQNAGGDGSGKSGKKTAGKRRGNNAPVAADLRTFADEFVAEIDGGLSSTEADELARRHGLTRVSSENFPLIGATFGLFRITDGRPSARVRREFAADGSVRSVQPNFRYLLQDQKSSVPTEGDPAQYALAKLRLPQAHTLAHGANVTVAVIDSGIDARHPELANSIADNFDALGSAEGPHIHGTGIAGAIVAHAKLMGSAPEARIIAIRAFGGTTGGAESSSYIILRSLNYAAEHGAQIVNMSFAGPKDAVIERAIAATAARGLVLIAAAGNAGAKSPPLYPAANPNVIAVSATDQQDRLFTASNRGNYIAVAAPGVDIFLPAPDGKYQMTSGTSFSAAYVSGVAALLLERNSALKPEALRTTLAKTARDLGSPGRDDLFGDGEADAFAAVMAVPAAGATPVAAASGTTKREDIEKRRDEPAIRALEQPSLSSTEDKATVSQADRPATR; encoded by the coding sequence ATGACGCGCAAGTCCGAAAGTGGAGTAAGAGCCGGGGTCTGCGCTTCGTCGGTCGCAGCCGCGCTTTTGCTCGCCGCCTGTCTCGGCGTCGAGGTTGCGCAGGCGCAGGCGATCATGCGCACGCCGACGATCAGCGTCCCCTCCCGAATGCCGACCATTTCTCCTGGCATCGCCGCACGCGTCAGTCCGGGCGTTGCAGCCAGAGCGGTGGCCGTCGGCCGCGGTCCCGGTCCGATCGTGACGACGAGGATTTCGGCGCGGATGGGGCCGACGCCGGTGCTGCCTTATGCGCGCTACTCCCCGAACCTCTATCCCGCCTGTACCGCGCCCGATCGCGACGCCGCCGGCGAATGCCTGGCGCAGCAGAACGCAGGCGGCGATGGCTCGGGCAAATCGGGCAAGAAGACCGCCGGAAAGCGGCGCGGCAACAACGCGCCCGTCGCCGCGGATTTGCGTACCTTCGCCGACGAATTCGTCGCCGAGATCGATGGCGGGCTGTCGTCGACCGAGGCCGACGAGCTTGCGCGTCGCCATGGCCTGACGCGCGTGTCCTCCGAGAATTTTCCGCTGATCGGGGCGACGTTCGGACTGTTCCGCATCACCGACGGCCGGCCCTCCGCGAGGGTGCGGCGTGAATTCGCGGCCGACGGCAGCGTGCGTTCGGTCCAGCCGAACTTCCGCTACCTGCTTCAGGACCAGAAATCGTCGGTGCCGACCGAGGGAGATCCCGCGCAATATGCGCTGGCCAAGCTCCGCCTGCCGCAGGCACATACTCTCGCGCATGGCGCCAATGTGACGGTTGCTGTGATCGACTCCGGCATCGACGCCCGACATCCGGAACTTGCCAATTCCATTGCCGACAATTTCGATGCGCTCGGTAGCGCCGAAGGCCCGCACATTCATGGCACCGGCATTGCAGGCGCCATCGTGGCGCATGCCAAGCTGATGGGCAGCGCGCCCGAGGCGCGCATCATCGCCATCCGCGCCTTCGGCGGCACCACCGGCGGGGCCGAGAGCTCGTCCTACATCATCCTGCGCTCTCTGAACTATGCCGCCGAGCACGGCGCGCAGATCGTCAACATGAGCTTTGCCGGTCCCAAAGACGCGGTGATCGAGCGGGCCATCGCGGCGACCGCCGCGCGTGGCCTGGTGCTGATCGCAGCCGCCGGCAATGCCGGCGCGAAGTCGCCGCCGCTCTATCCGGCCGCCAATCCCAACGTGATCGCGGTCAGCGCAACCGACCAGCAGGACCGGCTGTTCACCGCCTCCAACCGTGGCAACTACATCGCGGTCGCGGCCCCCGGCGTCGATATCTTCCTGCCGGCGCCTGACGGCAAATACCAGATGACGTCGGGCACCTCGTTCTCGGCCGCCTATGTCTCCGGCGTCGCGGCGCTGCTGCTCGAGCGCAACTCCGCCTTGAAGCCGGAAGCGCTGCGCACGACGCTGGCGAAGACGGCGCGTGACCTCGGTTCACCCGGGCGTGATGATCTGTTCGGCGATGGCGAGGCCGACGCGTTTGCCGCGGTCATGGCCGTTCCCGCCGCCGGCGCGACGCCGGTCGCGGCCGCATCCGGTACAACAAAACGTGAAGATATCGAGAAGCGTCGCGACGAGCCTGCCATCCGCGCATTAGAGCAACCCTCGTTGTCGAGCACCGAGGATAAAGCCACGGTTTCTCAGGCGGATAGGCCGGCGACGCGATAG
- a CDS encoding sigma-70 family RNA polymerase sigma factor, with protein MSVTQAASDEILIARIAQGDRLAMQVLYGRHHVRVYRFGLRLVRDEQAAEDLISEVFLDVWRQAGKFEGRSAVSTWLLAITRFKALSALRRRKDFELDDDAANAIEDTSDNPETAVQKKDTSEALRECLTGLSPDHREIVDLVYYHEKSVEEVAEIVGIPENTVKTRLFYARKKLAELLKAAGIERGWP; from the coding sequence TTGAGCGTGACACAAGCGGCTTCGGACGAGATCCTGATCGCCAGGATCGCTCAAGGCGACCGGCTCGCCATGCAGGTGCTGTACGGGCGGCACCATGTCAGGGTGTATCGGTTCGGCCTTCGGCTCGTGCGGGACGAGCAGGCGGCGGAAGACCTCATCAGTGAGGTATTTCTCGACGTCTGGCGTCAAGCCGGCAAGTTCGAGGGCCGATCCGCCGTTTCCACCTGGCTGCTGGCCATTACCCGATTCAAGGCCCTGTCTGCGCTTCGGCGCAGGAAGGATTTTGAGTTGGACGACGACGCCGCGAACGCGATCGAGGACACGTCCGACAATCCGGAAACGGCGGTGCAGAAGAAGGATACCAGTGAAGCGTTGCGGGAGTGTCTGACGGGCCTCTCGCCGGATCATCGGGAAATCGTCGATCTCGTCTACTACCACGAGAAATCCGTGGAAGAGGTGGCCGAAATCGTTGGCATCCCGGAGAACACTGTGAAGACGCGCTTGTTCTATGCGCGCAAGAAATTGGCCGAACTGCTGAAGGCAGCCGGCATTGAGCGAGGCTGGCCATGA
- a CDS encoding GGDEF domain-containing protein, with amino-acid sequence MSTAATSFPERNAAEAADLALTTAAAAPEVLARRIRQRRQMYVGQVASYSLGASVLLLYAYDGVISMGVPSLFWLGGLLTIGTFTVLSEAGFGDRFEDHYLTVFQISAHMSLQLLFLLAVPTVGVAFLAVLFLIFAFGTLRMTSSQAMLTWGLATCGLALVFLASDLPIGLPVTTQLQRAASMLCFVLVIGQCAFLGLFGATLRKILYRRSIELKAAYQRIEELAELDELTGSYNRRCIMRLLDAEIEKSRQTSTPCAIALIDLDWFKRINDAHGHPVGDEVLRTFAITIFANIRPADCFGRYGGEEFLLLLPGTDGDAASRTLDRLRGIVADLDWSAFSPGMRVTISAGVVTLRDNDTADTFLVRADSALYSAKAQGRNRIATS; translated from the coding sequence ATGAGCACGGCTGCGACGTCCTTTCCCGAGAGGAATGCCGCTGAGGCCGCGGATCTCGCCCTGACGACCGCGGCTGCGGCACCCGAGGTCCTGGCGCGCCGGATCCGGCAGCGGCGCCAGATGTATGTCGGCCAGGTGGCGAGCTACTCGCTCGGCGCCTCCGTCCTGCTGCTCTACGCCTATGACGGCGTCATCTCCATGGGCGTTCCGTCACTGTTCTGGCTCGGCGGCCTTCTGACCATCGGAACCTTCACCGTGCTGTCGGAAGCGGGCTTCGGCGACCGGTTCGAGGATCATTACCTCACCGTCTTCCAGATCTCGGCGCATATGTCGCTGCAGCTGCTGTTCCTGCTCGCGGTGCCGACAGTCGGAGTTGCGTTCCTTGCCGTGCTGTTTCTGATCTTCGCCTTCGGCACGCTTCGTATGACATCGAGCCAGGCGATGCTCACCTGGGGCCTCGCCACTTGCGGGCTCGCCTTGGTCTTCCTCGCCTCGGACTTGCCAATCGGACTGCCGGTTACGACCCAGCTGCAACGGGCCGCCTCGATGCTGTGCTTCGTGCTGGTGATTGGCCAGTGCGCCTTCCTCGGCCTGTTCGGCGCCACGCTGCGCAAGATCCTGTACCGGCGCAGCATCGAGCTGAAGGCCGCCTATCAGCGCATCGAGGAGCTGGCGGAGCTCGACGAACTCACCGGCTCCTACAACCGCCGCTGCATCATGCGGCTTCTCGACGCCGAGATCGAAAAATCGCGGCAGACATCGACCCCTTGCGCGATCGCACTCATCGATCTCGACTGGTTCAAGCGCATCAACGACGCCCATGGCCATCCCGTCGGCGACGAGGTGCTGCGCACCTTCGCAATCACCATTTTCGCCAACATCCGCCCGGCCGACTGCTTCGGCCGCTACGGCGGCGAGGAATTCTTGCTGCTGCTGCCGGGGACGGACGGCGATGCGGCATCGCGCACGCTCGATCGGCTGCGCGGCATCGTCGCCGATCTGGACTGGAGCGCATTCTCCCCGGGCATGCGCGTGACCATTTCCGCGGGCGTCGTGACGCTGCGCGACAACGATACCGCCGACACGTTTCTCGTGCGCGCCGATAGCGCGCTCTATTCCGCCAAGGCACAGGGGCGCAACCGCATTGCAACCAGCTGA
- a CDS encoding DUF2336 domain-containing protein — MRSKSAKSSENLLEELQTALSHGTVAHRVETLRRVTDLFVGNASDYSDDHVRVFDDVFQCLIEQIETSAKALLADRLAPIAAAPPKIIRTLALDEVIEVSGPVLSKSERLDEEILIEIARTRGQAHLKAISLRRVLSEALTDVLVTRGDEDVVQSTVSNPGAQLSEGSLADLVTRAERDDDLASCIGLRPDLPRHHYLKLVAKASLAVRRKLEAAHPEFADDVSSVVQEAAQRIRAASMTRQTERARALVKSLHEDGRLTELQVATFAEQGKFDETNAGLAALAGVAVETAETMMIESRIEGVMILAKVAAMQWSSVRAIIALREKLSGGSQTDMLTLRDAYEALRSSTAQQVLRFHRMQQGATPAA; from the coding sequence ATGAGATCTAAATCCGCCAAATCATCCGAGAATCTGCTCGAGGAATTGCAAACCGCGCTCTCGCACGGCACCGTCGCGCACCGGGTCGAGACGCTGCGCCGCGTCACAGATCTCTTCGTGGGCAACGCCTCGGACTATTCCGACGACCACGTTCGTGTGTTCGATGACGTGTTCCAATGCCTGATCGAGCAGATCGAGACGTCCGCCAAGGCGCTGCTCGCCGACCGCCTCGCACCGATCGCGGCTGCGCCGCCGAAGATCATCCGCACGCTCGCGCTCGACGAGGTGATTGAGGTTTCCGGCCCGGTGCTGTCGAAATCCGAACGGCTGGACGAGGAGATCCTGATCGAGATCGCGCGCACCAGGGGTCAAGCCCATCTCAAGGCGATCTCGCTACGGCGGGTGCTGTCGGAAGCGCTGACCGACGTGCTGGTGACCCGCGGCGACGAGGACGTGGTGCAATCGACCGTCAGCAATCCGGGTGCGCAACTGTCGGAGGGAAGTCTCGCCGACCTCGTGACCCGCGCCGAGCGTGACGACGACCTCGCCAGTTGCATCGGCCTGCGGCCCGACTTGCCCCGCCATCATTATTTGAAGCTGGTCGCAAAGGCCTCCTTGGCCGTGCGCAGGAAGCTGGAGGCCGCGCACCCCGAGTTCGCGGACGACGTGTCCAGCGTGGTCCAGGAAGCGGCCCAGCGAATCCGCGCCGCCAGCATGACCAGGCAGACCGAGAGGGCGCGCGCGCTGGTGAAGTCGCTGCATGAGGACGGCCGCCTCACCGAGCTCCAGGTCGCCACCTTCGCGGAGCAGGGCAAGTTCGACGAGACCAATGCGGGGCTCGCGGCGCTTGCGGGCGTCGCAGTCGAGACCGCCGAGACCATGATGATCGAAAGCCGGATCGAGGGCGTGATGATCCTCGCCAAGGTCGCGGCCATGCAATGGTCGAGCGTCCGCGCCATCATTGCCCTGCGCGAGAAGCTCTCAGGCGGCTCGCAGACCGACATGCTGACGCTACGCGACGCTTACGAGGCGCTGCGCAGCTCGACCGCGCAGCAGGTGCTGCGCTTCCACCGCATGCAGCAGGGCGCGACGCCGGCGGCGTGA
- a CDS encoding NrsF family protein, translated as MDTDQLIRSLAADNAHRPPRVGAVLTMALLVAAPLSILIFATFLGVRHDVMSAMHNPFFDMKFAVTLSLAIPAIIVSLHLSRPEALLRGWGWLLLLPVGLLAVAIGSEAMMAPAMPMTMRLVGKNSRVCLFAIPAMSLPLLAGALFGLRHGAPSHPALAGALAGLVSAGLAATLYASHCTDDSPLFVATWYTLATALVAAIGALVGARVLRY; from the coding sequence ATGGACACCGATCAACTCATTCGCTCGCTCGCGGCCGACAACGCCCATCGTCCGCCGCGCGTCGGCGCGGTGCTGACCATGGCGCTGCTGGTCGCTGCGCCGCTGTCGATCCTGATCTTCGCCACCTTTCTCGGTGTGCGTCACGACGTGATGAGCGCGATGCACAACCCGTTCTTCGACATGAAGTTCGCGGTCACGCTGTCGCTCGCGATCCCGGCGATCATCGTCAGCCTGCATCTGTCGCGTCCCGAGGCCTTGCTGCGTGGCTGGGGCTGGCTACTGCTGCTGCCGGTCGGGCTGCTCGCGGTGGCGATCGGCAGCGAGGCGATGATGGCGCCGGCCATGCCGATGACGATGCGACTGGTGGGCAAGAATTCCAGGGTATGCCTGTTCGCAATCCCTGCGATGTCGCTGCCGCTGCTTGCTGGGGCCCTGTTCGGCCTGCGTCACGGCGCGCCGTCCCATCCGGCGCTCGCCGGGGCTCTCGCCGGCCTGGTGTCGGCCGGGCTCGCCGCGACGCTGTACGCTTCACACTGCACCGACGACTCGCCGCTGTTCGTCGCGACCTGGTACACGCTCGCCACCGCGTTGGTGGCGGCAATTGGCGCGCTCGTGGGGGCGAGGGTCCTACGCTACTAG
- a CDS encoding sigma-70 family RNA polymerase sigma factor gives MRGREDEWTGLMRSAMAGDDAAYHRLLKAVTPVLRAAARRGLARAGQPPDQAEDIVQEILLAVHLKRHTWDSEAPFAPWLFAIGRNKLIDMLRRRGRRIFVNIDDFAETLPGEAPQETVSAGEVASQLNTLPQRQRDVLQSIAVDSTSIKDTAVKYSMSEGAVRVALHRGLAALTAKLRDQ, from the coding sequence GTGCGCGGACGTGAGGACGAGTGGACCGGCCTGATGCGGTCGGCCATGGCAGGCGATGACGCGGCGTATCATCGCCTGTTGAAGGCGGTCACGCCTGTGCTGCGCGCTGCCGCGAGGCGCGGCCTGGCTCGGGCCGGGCAGCCTCCCGACCAGGCCGAGGATATCGTGCAGGAGATTTTGTTGGCGGTGCATCTGAAGCGGCACACTTGGGACAGCGAAGCCCCCTTCGCCCCGTGGCTGTTTGCGATCGGCCGCAACAAGCTGATCGACATGCTGCGGCGACGGGGCAGGCGGATCTTCGTCAACATCGACGATTTCGCCGAGACCCTGCCGGGCGAGGCGCCGCAGGAGACGGTCTCGGCCGGCGAAGTCGCCAGCCAGCTCAATACGCTGCCGCAGCGCCAGCGCGACGTGTTGCAGTCGATCGCGGTCGACAGCACGTCGATCAAGGACACGGCGGTGAAATATTCGATGAGCGAGGGCGCGGTGCGGGTCGCGCTACATCGCGGACTTGCCGCGCTGACTGCCAAACTGCGGGACCAGTAG
- a CDS encoding enoyl-CoA hydratase, translating into MSTFEHIIVESKGAVGIIKLNRPKLLNALSFGVFREIAAAVDDLEADNAIGCIVVTGSEKAFAAGADIKEMQPKGFIDMFSEDFAAIGGDRVARCRKPTIAAVAGYALGGGCELAMMCDFIIAADTAKFGQPEITLGTIPGIGGTQRLTRAIGKSKAMDLCLTGRMMDAAEAERSGLVSRIVPADKLMDEVMAAAEKIAAMSRPAVAMAKEAVNRAFETTLAEGMSVERNLFHSTFALEDRSEGMAAFIEKRKPVNKNR; encoded by the coding sequence ATGAGCACGTTCGAACACATCATCGTCGAAAGCAAAGGCGCGGTCGGCATCATCAAGCTGAACCGGCCGAAGCTGCTCAACGCGCTCTCCTTCGGCGTCTTCCGCGAGATCGCCGCGGCCGTCGACGATCTCGAAGCCGATAACGCCATCGGCTGCATCGTCGTGACCGGCAGCGAGAAGGCGTTTGCTGCCGGCGCCGACATCAAGGAGATGCAGCCGAAAGGCTTCATCGACATGTTCTCGGAGGATTTTGCCGCGATCGGCGGCGATCGGGTCGCGCGCTGCCGCAAGCCGACGATCGCCGCGGTCGCAGGCTATGCGCTCGGCGGCGGCTGCGAGCTCGCGATGATGTGCGACTTCATCATCGCCGCCGACACCGCCAAATTTGGTCAACCCGAAATCACGCTCGGCACCATCCCCGGCATCGGCGGCACCCAGCGCCTGACCCGTGCGATCGGCAAGTCCAAGGCGATGGACCTTTGCCTCACCGGCCGCATGATGGATGCGGCCGAAGCCGAGCGCAGCGGCCTGGTCAGCCGCATCGTTCCCGCCGACAAGCTGATGGACGAGGTGATGGCCGCGGCCGAGAAGATCGCCGCGATGTCGCGGCCCGCGGTCGCGATGGCCAAGGAAGCGGTCAACCGCGCCTTCGAGACCACGCTCGCCGAGGGCATGAGCGTCGAGCGCAACCTGTTCCACTCGACCTTCGCACTGGAGGACCGCTCCGAGGGCATGGCGGCGTTCATCGAGAAGCGGAAGCCGGTGAACAAGAACAGGTAA
- a CDS encoding TolC family outer membrane protein — translation MTRHRSGVAPVLATWTTLALCCALPSAARAEALPEALAKAYQTNPQLNAERARQRATDENVPQALAGYRPQIVASLSAGLQSVRNLLPDNTIQTANLKPWIIGVTVSQTLFNGFRTANNVRAAELQVQSGREALRNVGQGVLLDAVTAYTNVLANQSLVEAQRSNVAFLRETLSVTQRRLNAGDVTPTDSAQAEARLNRGLSDLNAAEVALAVSQAIYAQVIGNAPSQLRAAEVVDRYLPKSREDALTMAIRQHPAVMAAGFDVDVASTNIRVAEGALLPSASVQGSASKSRNNDPTLGTFAEDQASIVANVTVPIYDGGQAAAQTRQAKEIRAQSRLVLDQVRNQARTAAVSAWVANEGAKIAVSASESEVKAATVALQGVQREAAGGQRTTVDVLNSQADLIQAKARLIGANRDRVIASYTLLSAVGHLDVKTLSLNTPDYLPEVHYQQVRDAWHGLRTPSGQ, via the coding sequence ATGACGCGGCATCGATCGGGCGTGGCTCCTGTGCTCGCGACATGGACCACGCTGGCGCTGTGTTGCGCCCTGCCCTCGGCCGCACGGGCGGAAGCGCTGCCGGAGGCGCTCGCCAAGGCCTACCAGACCAATCCGCAACTCAATGCCGAGCGTGCGCGGCAGCGCGCCACCGACGAGAACGTGCCGCAGGCGCTCGCCGGCTACCGGCCACAGATCGTGGCAAGCCTCAGCGCCGGGTTGCAGTCGGTGCGCAACCTGCTGCCCGACAACACCATCCAGACCGCCAATCTGAAGCCATGGATCATCGGCGTCACCGTGTCGCAGACCCTGTTCAACGGTTTCCGCACCGCCAACAACGTGCGCGCCGCCGAACTCCAGGTGCAGTCTGGCCGCGAGGCGCTGCGCAACGTCGGCCAGGGTGTGCTGCTCGACGCGGTCACCGCCTACACCAATGTCCTCGCCAACCAGTCGCTGGTCGAGGCGCAGCGCTCCAACGTCGCCTTCCTGCGCGAAACGCTCTCGGTCACCCAGCGGCGCCTCAACGCCGGCGACGTCACGCCGACCGACAGCGCCCAGGCCGAGGCGCGGCTCAACCGCGGGCTTTCCGATCTCAACGCCGCGGAAGTCGCGCTGGCGGTGAGCCAGGCGATCTACGCGCAGGTGATCGGCAATGCGCCGTCGCAGCTTCGGGCCGCCGAAGTCGTCGACCGCTATCTGCCGAAGAGCCGCGAAGACGCGCTGACGATGGCGATCCGCCAGCACCCAGCGGTGATGGCGGCGGGCTTCGACGTCGATGTCGCCTCCACCAACATCCGCGTCGCCGAAGGCGCGCTGCTGCCGAGCGCCAGCGTCCAGGGCAGCGCCAGCAAGAGCCGCAACAACGACCCGACGCTCGGCACCTTCGCCGAAGATCAGGCCTCGATCGTCGCCAATGTCACCGTGCCGATCTACGACGGCGGCCAGGCCGCCGCACAGACCCGGCAGGCCAAGGAAATCAGGGCGCAGAGCCGGCTCGTGCTCGATCAGGTGCGCAACCAGGCGCGCACGGCGGCGGTCAGCGCCTGGGTTGCCAATGAAGGCGCCAAGATCGCGGTCTCGGCTTCGGAGTCCGAAGTGAAGGCGGCGACCGTCGCGCTCCAGGGCGTGCAGCGCGAGGCCGCCGGCGGACAGCGCACGACGGTGGATGTGCTGAACTCGCAGGCCGATCTGATCCAGGCCAAGGCCCGCCTGATCGGCGCCAATCGCGACCGCGTGATCGCTTCCTACACGCTGCTCAGCGCCGTCGGCCATCTCGACGTCAAGACCTTGAGCCTGAACACGCCGGACTATCTGCCCGAGGTGCACTACCAGCAGGTCCGCGACGCCTGGCACGGCCTGCGCACGCCATCGGGGCAGTAG